In one Lolium rigidum isolate FL_2022 chromosome 3, APGP_CSIRO_Lrig_0.1, whole genome shotgun sequence genomic region, the following are encoded:
- the LOC124694658 gene encoding probable cytokinin riboside 5'-monophosphate phosphoribohydrolase LOGL3 — MRQQASRFKRMCVFCGSSQGNKTSYRDAAIDLAKELVAGGIDLVYGGGSIGLMGLVSQAVYHGGRHVLGVIPKTLMTPELIGEMVGEVRPVADMHQRKAEMARHSDAFIALPGGYGTLEELLEVITWAQLGIHHKPVGLLNVDGYYNSLLTFIDQAVEEGFINPAARRIIVSAPTAQELMEKLEEYVPYYDMVASGLDWEADRLEF; from the exons ATGAGGCAGCAGGCGAGCAGGTTCAAGCGGATGTGCGTCTTCTGCGGCAGCAGCCAGGGCAACAAGACCAGCTACCGCGACGCCGCCATCGACCTCGCCAAGGAACTG GTGGCCGGAGGTATAGACCTGGTGTACGGCGGCGGGAGCATCGGGCTCATGGGGCTCGTCTCCCAGGCCGTCTACCACGGCGGCAGGCACGTCCTCGG GGTCATTCCCAAGACTCTCATGACCCCCGAG TTAATCGGAGAGATGGTAGGAGAGGTGAGGCCGGTTGCGGACATGCACCAGAGGAAGGCTGAGATGGCCAGGCACTCAGACGCCTTCATTGCCCTGCCTG GAGGATACGGCACACTGGAGGAGCTGCTCGAGGTGATCACTTGGGCTCAACTAGGCATCCACCATAAGCCG GTCGGGCTTCTGAACGTGGACGGCTACTACAACTCCCTGCTCACCTTCATCGACCAGGCCGTCGAGGAAGGCTTCATCAACCCTGCCGCCCGCCGCATCATCGTCTCCGCTCCCACCGCGCAGGAGCTCATGGAGAAACTCGAG GAGTACGTGCCATACTACGACATGGTCGCGTCTGGCCTGGACTGGGAGGCGGATCGCCTAGAGTTCTGA